The Muribaculum intestinale genome includes the window ATAACAAGTGATAGTATACGACAGCAGGAGTCGTGAGTAAATGATTTGTCATTGCTTCCAGAGTGCTACCGACCTGACCCATACCGGCCGGACGATAAGTACCGGTGACAGGAGAAGATAAAACTAAGGTGGCCATAGCGCGGGGGCTCCACCTCTTCCCATTCCGAACAGAGAAGTTAAACCCCGCCACGCCGATGGTACTGCGAAAGTGGGAGAGTAGGTAACCGCCCCCTTCACGACAGAGCCTGATGATACATAATCATCGGGCTCTGTCTTTTTTTGTATACCCCGCTCTCATCCTACTGCTCTGTTGTTTCACATGATGTGGCATAAGTTGTCCTTGTTGCCTTCGGAATGACTAACTGTCGGGTGTTGCACGTACTCGGCGTCCTCTGGCAATAAGAGTTTGTTTATTATTAAACAGTCTCTAAGAATAATGCGCAGCAGCCAATACGGAATCTGGCTACTGCGCATTATAAATCTTGTGGGAGTTATTGATGTTTTTGGTTCAAGGCACGTCGTAAATCATCTAATGCATCATCATGCATATATCGCATTTTATTTAGATATGCTCGGTAGAGATATAATTCATTGTCGGTCGGGTTGTGTTCAAGTCCGGTTGTAATATCGGCGGAGGCATCGTTAAGTCGACCAAGCATAAGATAGCATACCGCTCTTGCTCCATAGAAGTGGGATGACGGATCTTTGGCGAGTATTTTTGTGTAAAAAGGAATCGCTTTCTCCCACTGTTCGGTTGCTGATAGATATGATGCGTTGGCGATATTGGTCTGAATACTGTCAGCAGCGATATCAATCATTGCCTGGCACTGTTGACGTGACGTTAATGTATCTCCTTGTCGGAGCGACAGCATTGCATTCATGTATCGTGCCTCTATATTTGAGGAGTCA containing:
- a CDS encoding tetratricopeptide repeat protein gives rise to the protein MNKNLSYIALAVTALLSPSPAIADAPNTPDLPQEYIELMGKADIAIADKNWDEAEQYLLQALSSNPDNPLNVLILSNLGVVQYNLGRDSLALNSLNKAHYLAPRSVTVLSNRADILLAMGRDSIANIDYAAISSLDSSNIEARYMNAMLSLRQGDTLTSRQQCQAMIDIAADSIQTNIANASYLSATEQWEKAIPFYTKILAKDPSSHFYGARAVCYLMLGRLNDASADITTGLEHNPTDNELYLYRAYLNKMRYMHDDALDDLRRALNQKHQ